In Helianthus annuus cultivar XRQ/B chromosome 8, HanXRQr2.0-SUNRISE, whole genome shotgun sequence, a single genomic region encodes these proteins:
- the LOC110870757 gene encoding cysteine-rich and transmembrane domain-containing protein 1, giving the protein MSYRHEHYPPPPGYGPPPPPDPRLFGPPPPPPPVHLHHQRPPPPPRPMGYQGYFNRPQPPPPFYNNDPYYDSGCSSLLTACLASLCCCCLLNR; this is encoded by the exons ATGAGCTACCGTCATGAACATTATCCTCCACCCCCAG GGTATGGGCCACCGCCTCCTCCGGACCCGCGTCTCTTTggcccaccgccaccaccgccacctgtCCATCTCCACCATCAACGCCCTCCGCCGCCGCCACGTCCTATGGGGTACCAAGGTTACTTCAACCGGCCGCAACCACCGCCACCTTTTTACAACAACGACCCTTATTATGATTCCGGCTGTTCTTCGCTGCTAACGGCGTG TTTGGCAAGTCTTTGTTGCTGCTGTCTCTTGAACCGCTGA